The following coding sequences lie in one Haematobia irritans isolate KBUSLIRL chromosome 3, ASM5000362v1, whole genome shotgun sequence genomic window:
- the ova gene encoding ovaries absent, protein MDEREEIQQNNMISNLPLLFANGYPTSLEKISEPQLEKFIPFMVQCSLGHINLQGQVECSEPEWWPEDLPFNIPLRKPKTFHGNWVGKLKEVVLICYQFHKSVFLLRFCNDLSSYEHASLRFINNYNSTTSLFDRRSNKLLVTFRNENMSYDQPQRLRKCLLQQKSKNGHLSVNSLQQMVEPAPFDIYLCDNCDAELYSKEAILVHEKTCSVEDDDDVILCDTPEPEPAPECSSTSEDNEQRIGFLLNFNLQCRTAKPPSQNTVQQPSSNEIDASFNGSPIDNLKVDSRFKIIDKKKRISRRTRAVHSVWRCPTIPLSSPAGQLLLRTTKTSVTPEYLSERLDRIERFCQAPLLSKLTTKPKFLERKQSTSTPHCSFKKPQEYSTHLYIFPRRQFSQKRRTENVLLFNSNLLRRCKPISVRLKKINESKQNTPSTKLNIKLTRDNCRSSNWKISSCPSAEIIVDTIDLCTSDEDDDNQISYRQSNISYIIDY, encoded by the coding sequence ATGGACGAACGAGAGGAAATACAACAGAATAATATGATATCAAATCTACCACTGCTCTTTGCAAATGGCTATCCAACatcattggaaaaaatttcagaGCCTCAGTTGGAAAAATTTATACCTTTTATGGTACAATGTTCCTTGGGCCACATCAATTTACAAGGGCAAGTGGAGTGCAGTGAACCTGAGTGGTGGCCCGAAGACTTGCCCTTCAATATACCCCTGAGAAAACCCAAAACATTTCATGGCAATTGGGTTGGCAAACTGAAGGAGGTTGTATTGATATGCTATCAGTTTCACAAAAGTGTTTTCCTGCTGAGATTTTGCAATGATCTGTCATCTTATGAGCATGCAAGCTTACGTTTCATAAACAATTACAACTCGACGACATCATTATTCGATCGAAGAAGTAATAAACTGTTGGTTACATTTCGCAATGAAAATATGTCCTATGACCAACCACAAAGACTTCGGAAATGCCTGCTTCAACAAAAGTCCAAAAATGGCCATTTGTCAGTGAACTCACTGCAACAGATGGTTGAACCTGCCCCTTTTGATATTTATCTATGTGATAATTGCGATGCTGAACTGTATTCGAAAGAAGCTATTTTGGTTCATGAGAAGACGTGCAGTGTGGAGGATGACGATGATGTTATTTTGTGTGACACTCCTGAGCCGGAGCCGGCACCCGAATGTTCGAGTACATCGGAGGACAACGAACAACGCATTGGCTtcctactaaatttcaatttacaATGTAGAACTGCAAAACCCCCAAGCCAAAATACTGTACAACAGCCCAGCAGCAATGAGATCGATGCCAGCTTTAATGGATCGCCCATAGACAATTTGAAAGTTGACAGCCGATTTAAAATCATAGACAAAAAGAAACGTATCTCCAGACGAACAAGGGCTGTGCATTCGGTTTGGCGTTGTCCCACAATACCACTCTCTTCACCTGCAGGTCAGCTCCTATTGCGGACGACTAAAACATCCGTTACCCCGGAATATCTTAGTGAACGCTTGGATCGAATTGAGAGATTTTGTCAAGCCCCGCTACTATCAAAATTGACTACAAAGCCCAAATTTTTGGAGAGAAAACAGTCGACTTCCACACCCCACTGTAGTTTTAAGAAGCCCCAAGAGTACAGTACTCATTTGTATATTTTCCCTCGCCGACAATTTTCACAGAAACGACGAACCGAAAATGTTTTGCTTTTCAATTCAAATCTGTTGAGACGATGCAAACCGATTTCCGTAcggttgaaaaaaattaacgaaaGCAAACAGAATACTCCTAGcaccaaattaaatataaaattaacacGCGACAATTGTCGCAGTTCGAATTGGAAAATATCATCATGTCCATCAGCGGAAATTATTGTCGATACAATTGATTTGTGTACTTCCGATGAGGACGATGACAATCAAATTAGCTATCGACAATCCAATATATCTTATATCATAGACTATTAG
- the PPP4R2r gene encoding protein phosphatase 4 regulatory subunit 2-related protein isoform X1, whose protein sequence is MVTMENHEEIMQILERFTRLKQKDIPKELDDYLGYVAKTGDTVFKWASLKYLFREKLLNVIKNFYDTTPRIDEIPQYPNVDPFNYESMKSSLLERLELFNAAPFTIQRLCELLIDPRKQYSRIDKFMRALEKNILVVSTVEPGRKRTESENGDSLDSVVNGDLSLDVNVDIEMESEGLFNNAESTNGNGTASKAEVEAAKEEPKQEVEEKSTSKNTHANDDDNLPNPKKAKLDLPEESKNEDDDVKKTETAPREQEEEKKMECEEETEKQKDKTNEPEKGEKMTEETAKKEDTLEVESKVEKEDNPIEMSDEKKSETKEEEEKVDQDKKESVEEKSKEEMKNVEEDMSSTTEVDSAKKEEKCEKSEENQVEAEIDVEKPEEASKNVDEAKKEGVDEKSSEKEKETQNQATLEEDKNKECDKDDKTIVEKQEIENQEKDKEEKESDIQQKESKPEENAEIKEIKEKPEEVAVEKLDDKCESKKEEEKTNEDELSAEKKQEEKDLKQNENITEQKENKTEEVETQKTEEVVEKNESAESAPSAAEKEIVADTSKEDIAASTDNTLSEPKPPVEEQVSETPSVENVVETTPIVTDEASNTPALPTLALNDQPMIEDTPEEETGLQEVVMDEVPSASSKPEEPSGMEVDDTSQEAMDQ, encoded by the exons atGGTTACTATGGAAAATCACGAAGAGATTATGCAAATCTTGGAGCGTTTTACGCGTCTTAAACAAAAAGATATACCAAAGGAATTAGACGATTATTTGGGATATGTTGCTAAAACCGGCGACACTGTATTCAAATGGGCTTCCCTGAAATATTTGTTCCGTGAGAAACTACTAAATGTGATAAAGAATTTTTACGATACGACTCCTAGAATTGATG aaattccCCAATATCCTAATGTTGATCCATTTAACTATGAGAGCATGAAATCATCACTATTGGAGCGCTTAGAATTGTTCAATGCCGCTCCATTCACTATCCAAAGGCTATGTGAATTACTAATTGATCCACGAAAGCAATACAGCCGAATTGATAAATTTATGCGGGCTCTGGAAAAGAATATCCTTG TAGTTAGTACCGTTGAACCAGGCCGTAAGCGCACGGAATCTGAAAACGGCGATTCTTTAGATTCTGTTGTAAATGGTGATCTATCACTGGATGTTAATGTTGATATTGAAATGGAATCGGAGGGATTATTTAATAATGCCGAAAGTACCAATGGCAATGGCACAGCCTCAAAAGCAGAAGTTGAAGCTGCTAAAGAGGAACCCAAACAGGAAGTTGAAGAGAAAAGCACATCGAAGAATACACATGCCAATGATGATGATAATttgccaaatcctaaaaaagctaAATTAGATTTACCTGAAGAATCTAAAAATGAAgacgacgatgttaagaagactGAAACCGCGCCCAGAGAACAGGAGGAAGAGAAGAAAATGGAATGCGAAGAGGaaactgaaaaacaaaaagatAAAACAAATGAACCTGAAAAAGGTGAGAAAATGACTGAGGAAACGGCCAAAAAAGAGGATACATTGGAAGTTGAATCAAAGGTAGAAAAAGAGGATAACCCCATTGAAATGTCAGACGAAAAGAAATCTGAAACAAAAGAGGAGGAGGAAAAAGTAGATCAAGACAAGAAAGAAAGTGTGGAAGAAAAATCTAAAGAGGAAATGAAGAACGTCGAGGAAGATATGTCATCAACAACCGAAGTAGATTCGgccaaaaaagaagaaaaatgcgaaaaatctgAAGAAAATCAGGTGGAAGCGGAAATTGATGTTGAGAAGCCTGAAGAAGCTTCGAAAAATGTAGATGAAGCAAAGAAAGAAGGCGTTGATGAGAAATCTTCAGAAAAGGAAAAAGAAACACAAAATCAGGCAACTTTGGAGGAGGATAAGAACAAAGAATGCGATAAAGACGACAAAACTATAGTCGAAAAgcaagaaattgaaaatcaagaaaaagataaagaagaaaaagaatCAGACATTCAACAGAAGGAATCCAAACCCGAAGAAAATGCAGAAATAaaggaaataaaagaaaaaccagAGGAAGTGGCAGTAGAAAAACTGGACGATAAATGCGAAAGCAAAAAGGAAGAAGAAAAAACTAATGAGGATGAACTCTCAGCCGAGAAGAAACAAGAAGAAAAAGAtctaaaacaaaatgaaaacattacagaacaaaaagaaaataagacTGAAGAAGTAGAAACACAAAAAACCGAAGAAGTTGTCGAGAAAAATGAGAGTGCAGAAAGTGCTCCAAGTGCTGCAGAAAAAGAAATTGTCGCCGATACTTCTAAAGAAGATATTGCCGCGTCCACAGACAACACTCTTAGTGAGCCTAAACCACCAGTAGAAGAGCAAGTTTCTGAAACGCCTAGCGTAGAAAATGTAGTGGAAACCACACCTATAGTAACTGATGAGGCAAGTAACACTCCCGCACTGCCAACATTAGCCCTTAATGACCAGCCCATGATCGAAGACACACCAGAGGAAGAGACTGGACTACAAGAAGTGGTAATGGATGAAGTTCCTTCGGCATCTTCCAAACCGGAAGAACCTTCCGGCATGGAAGTAGATGACACTAGCCAAGAAGCTATGGATCAATAA
- the PPP4R2r gene encoding protein phosphatase 4 regulatory subunit 2-related protein isoform X2: MVTMENHEEIMQILERFTRLKQKDIPKELDDYLGYVAKTGDTVFKWASLKYLFREKLLNVIKNFYDTTPRIDEIPQYPNVDPFNYESMKSSLLERLELFNAAPFTIQRLCELLIDPRKQYSRIDKFMRALEKNILVSTVEPGRKRTESENGDSLDSVVNGDLSLDVNVDIEMESEGLFNNAESTNGNGTASKAEVEAAKEEPKQEVEEKSTSKNTHANDDDNLPNPKKAKLDLPEESKNEDDDVKKTETAPREQEEEKKMECEEETEKQKDKTNEPEKGEKMTEETAKKEDTLEVESKVEKEDNPIEMSDEKKSETKEEEEKVDQDKKESVEEKSKEEMKNVEEDMSSTTEVDSAKKEEKCEKSEENQVEAEIDVEKPEEASKNVDEAKKEGVDEKSSEKEKETQNQATLEEDKNKECDKDDKTIVEKQEIENQEKDKEEKESDIQQKESKPEENAEIKEIKEKPEEVAVEKLDDKCESKKEEEKTNEDELSAEKKQEEKDLKQNENITEQKENKTEEVETQKTEEVVEKNESAESAPSAAEKEIVADTSKEDIAASTDNTLSEPKPPVEEQVSETPSVENVVETTPIVTDEASNTPALPTLALNDQPMIEDTPEEETGLQEVVMDEVPSASSKPEEPSGMEVDDTSQEAMDQ; the protein is encoded by the exons atGGTTACTATGGAAAATCACGAAGAGATTATGCAAATCTTGGAGCGTTTTACGCGTCTTAAACAAAAAGATATACCAAAGGAATTAGACGATTATTTGGGATATGTTGCTAAAACCGGCGACACTGTATTCAAATGGGCTTCCCTGAAATATTTGTTCCGTGAGAAACTACTAAATGTGATAAAGAATTTTTACGATACGACTCCTAGAATTGATG aaattccCCAATATCCTAATGTTGATCCATTTAACTATGAGAGCATGAAATCATCACTATTGGAGCGCTTAGAATTGTTCAATGCCGCTCCATTCACTATCCAAAGGCTATGTGAATTACTAATTGATCCACGAAAGCAATACAGCCGAATTGATAAATTTATGCGGGCTCTGGAAAAGAATATCCTTG TTAGTACCGTTGAACCAGGCCGTAAGCGCACGGAATCTGAAAACGGCGATTCTTTAGATTCTGTTGTAAATGGTGATCTATCACTGGATGTTAATGTTGATATTGAAATGGAATCGGAGGGATTATTTAATAATGCCGAAAGTACCAATGGCAATGGCACAGCCTCAAAAGCAGAAGTTGAAGCTGCTAAAGAGGAACCCAAACAGGAAGTTGAAGAGAAAAGCACATCGAAGAATACACATGCCAATGATGATGATAATttgccaaatcctaaaaaagctaAATTAGATTTACCTGAAGAATCTAAAAATGAAgacgacgatgttaagaagactGAAACCGCGCCCAGAGAACAGGAGGAAGAGAAGAAAATGGAATGCGAAGAGGaaactgaaaaacaaaaagatAAAACAAATGAACCTGAAAAAGGTGAGAAAATGACTGAGGAAACGGCCAAAAAAGAGGATACATTGGAAGTTGAATCAAAGGTAGAAAAAGAGGATAACCCCATTGAAATGTCAGACGAAAAGAAATCTGAAACAAAAGAGGAGGAGGAAAAAGTAGATCAAGACAAGAAAGAAAGTGTGGAAGAAAAATCTAAAGAGGAAATGAAGAACGTCGAGGAAGATATGTCATCAACAACCGAAGTAGATTCGgccaaaaaagaagaaaaatgcgaaaaatctgAAGAAAATCAGGTGGAAGCGGAAATTGATGTTGAGAAGCCTGAAGAAGCTTCGAAAAATGTAGATGAAGCAAAGAAAGAAGGCGTTGATGAGAAATCTTCAGAAAAGGAAAAAGAAACACAAAATCAGGCAACTTTGGAGGAGGATAAGAACAAAGAATGCGATAAAGACGACAAAACTATAGTCGAAAAgcaagaaattgaaaatcaagaaaaagataaagaagaaaaagaatCAGACATTCAACAGAAGGAATCCAAACCCGAAGAAAATGCAGAAATAaaggaaataaaagaaaaaccagAGGAAGTGGCAGTAGAAAAACTGGACGATAAATGCGAAAGCAAAAAGGAAGAAGAAAAAACTAATGAGGATGAACTCTCAGCCGAGAAGAAACAAGAAGAAAAAGAtctaaaacaaaatgaaaacattacagaacaaaaagaaaataagacTGAAGAAGTAGAAACACAAAAAACCGAAGAAGTTGTCGAGAAAAATGAGAGTGCAGAAAGTGCTCCAAGTGCTGCAGAAAAAGAAATTGTCGCCGATACTTCTAAAGAAGATATTGCCGCGTCCACAGACAACACTCTTAGTGAGCCTAAACCACCAGTAGAAGAGCAAGTTTCTGAAACGCCTAGCGTAGAAAATGTAGTGGAAACCACACCTATAGTAACTGATGAGGCAAGTAACACTCCCGCACTGCCAACATTAGCCCTTAATGACCAGCCCATGATCGAAGACACACCAGAGGAAGAGACTGGACTACAAGAAGTGGTAATGGATGAAGTTCCTTCGGCATCTTCCAAACCGGAAGAACCTTCCGGCATGGAAGTAGATGACACTAGCCAAGAAGCTATGGATCAATAA